A stretch of the Sulfurimonas sp. HSL-1656 genome encodes the following:
- the rffA gene encoding dTDP-4-amino-4,6-dideoxygalactose transaminase yields MIPFNKAPYTGNEEPYMLEAVASGKISGDGMFTKKCHEWFETALGCPKALLTTSCTHALEMAAILLDIQPGDEVIMPSYTFVSTANAFVLRGATIVFVDVRPDTLNIDETKIEPAITDRTKVIVPVHYAGVGCEMDTIMAIAERHGLYVVEDAAQGMQATYKGRPLGTIGHMGTYSFHETKNYTAGGEGGLLIVNDARFAERAEIIREKGTNRSQFFRGMVDKYTWVDIGSSYLPAEINAAYLYAQLESADAINADRLASWRDYYESFAALAQKGVDLPTVPAECEHNAHMFYLKCRSFEERTALLERCKTEEILAVFHYIPLHASPAGKRFSRFHGEDRFTTVESERLVRLPLYYGMDEATRQRVIDVVSSFYGD; encoded by the coding sequence ATGATTCCGTTTAACAAAGCTCCCTATACGGGTAATGAAGAGCCCTATATGCTCGAAGCGGTCGCCAGCGGAAAGATCTCCGGCGACGGTATGTTCACCAAGAAGTGCCATGAATGGTTTGAAACCGCACTCGGATGTCCCAAGGCCCTCCTGACGACATCATGCACGCATGCGTTGGAGATGGCAGCGATCCTACTTGATATCCAGCCGGGCGATGAGGTCATCATGCCGAGCTATACCTTTGTTTCGACGGCCAACGCATTTGTGTTGAGGGGGGCGACAATCGTTTTTGTCGACGTTCGGCCCGATACGCTCAACATTGACGAAACAAAGATCGAACCGGCGATTACCGACAGAACGAAGGTAATCGTTCCGGTGCATTACGCCGGCGTCGGTTGCGAGATGGATACCATTATGGCGATCGCGGAACGCCACGGTCTCTATGTCGTCGAGGACGCCGCTCAGGGTATGCAGGCGACTTACAAGGGGCGGCCCCTCGGGACCATCGGTCATATGGGGACGTACAGTTTCCACGAGACGAAGAACTACACGGCCGGCGGTGAGGGCGGATTGCTCATCGTCAACGACGCGCGTTTTGCGGAGCGTGCGGAAATTATCCGGGAGAAGGGGACAAACCGCAGCCAGTTCTTCCGGGGCATGGTGGACAAGTACACCTGGGTCGACATCGGTTCGTCCTATCTGCCGGCGGAGATAAACGCGGCGTACCTTTATGCCCAGCTCGAATCGGCCGATGCCATCAATGCAGACCGTCTGGCGAGCTGGCGGGACTACTACGAATCGTTTGCCGCGCTGGCGCAAAAAGGGGTTGACCTGCCGACGGTGCCGGCGGAGTGCGAGCATAATGCCCACATGTTCTACCTCAAGTGCCGCTCTTTCGAAGAGCGCACGGCCCTGCTGGAGCGGTGTAAAACGGAAGAGATCCTGGCCGTATTCCACTACATCCCGCTGCATGCATCGCCGGCGGGCAAACGGTTCAGCCGTTTTCACGGCGAAGACCGCTTTACGACCGTCGAGAGTGAACGTCTTGTCCGTCTGCCGCTTTACTATGGGATGGACGAGGCAACGCGACAGCGCGTCATTGATGTCGTCAGCTCTTTTTACGGTGACTAG
- a CDS encoding LTA synthase family protein: MNDSPTQYYFGLLRQTVKLQLLFLGLLSLFRLLFFWQFSPAKVTFPAQELAEAFFLGLRIDLVLVCYLSALPLLLIILNHLARNVVPLPWLTRFIRGYFTLTYLIVSALVGIDFGFYSYFGEHITIMLFGFFDDDTWALVQIGLKNYNVTLIIGLVLFYAVVLVWLVGRFFRNVRPTGAAAGPFSAAAVYLILLLLVGVGARGSLGLFPLLKDIPEVSTDVFVNAIPRSGVFAFEKALKQYLKDKNGGYDLIKRSGYKGKVPQAFRDYLGQDRINTADLVSNLRRMTPKNSAAAAKPPHVVVVMVESFGAPILQYQSPMFDILRRLKKHFDEDILFTDFISGANGTIASMEPFLLNVVARPGSIAYGQSRYQGTPFPQAAARVYKAAGYETNFVYGGDLSWRNVGSFFKRQGFDRVEGKSDIEVLFPGAEEHDYGVYDQYTYDFVLRKLEQAEKPQFVYILTTNNHPPYILSKSYDSKPLQFTEALQAHITGDMELAHRRLQDYQYALDMAGRFMDGVKASNLGERTVVAITADNNTIEGIMHYDNPLQEGKQVPFYLYLPPYLKSEPFDRHVSASHNDLFPTLYGRTLSNAAYIAVGEDLYDPEALHCGYNDAGVIVSAGGAFKTGHAVNALQRACEQKYNAALAVTEYLVRQAYKAAKPVWEKGSE; the protein is encoded by the coding sequence TTGAACGATTCGCCGACGCAATACTATTTCGGCCTGCTGCGGCAGACGGTGAAACTCCAGCTCCTTTTCCTGGGGCTGCTTTCGCTCTTCCGCCTGCTCTTTTTCTGGCAGTTCTCCCCGGCGAAGGTGACTTTCCCCGCGCAGGAACTGGCCGAAGCTTTCTTCCTCGGCCTGCGTATCGATCTGGTGCTCGTCTGCTACCTCTCTGCACTTCCCCTGCTGCTCATCATCCTGAACCATCTGGCCCGCAACGTCGTACCGCTGCCGTGGCTGACACGGTTCATCCGGGGCTATTTCACCCTGACGTACCTGATCGTCAGCGCCCTGGTCGGGATCGACTTCGGTTTCTACTCCTATTTCGGCGAGCACATCACGATCATGCTCTTCGGCTTTTTCGACGACGACACCTGGGCCCTCGTTCAGATCGGGCTTAAAAACTACAATGTCACTTTGATCATCGGTCTGGTTCTTTTTTACGCTGTGGTCCTGGTCTGGCTTGTCGGCCGTTTTTTCCGTAACGTCCGCCCGACGGGCGCGGCGGCCGGGCCGTTCAGCGCGGCAGCCGTCTACCTGATTTTGCTGCTATTGGTCGGGGTGGGTGCGCGCGGCAGCCTCGGGCTTTTCCCCCTGCTTAAAGACATCCCGGAGGTCTCGACGGACGTCTTTGTAAACGCCATCCCGCGCAGCGGCGTCTTCGCGTTCGAGAAAGCGCTCAAACAGTACCTCAAAGACAAAAACGGCGGCTACGATCTGATCAAACGCAGCGGCTACAAAGGCAAGGTGCCGCAGGCTTTCAGGGACTACCTCGGGCAGGACCGGATCAATACGGCAGATCTCGTCTCGAACCTGCGTCGTATGACGCCGAAAAATAGCGCCGCGGCAGCGAAACCGCCCCATGTCGTCGTCGTCATGGTGGAGAGTTTCGGGGCGCCCATCCTGCAGTACCAGAGCCCTATGTTCGATATCCTGCGACGCCTGAAAAAACATTTTGATGAAGACATCCTCTTTACCGATTTCATCTCCGGCGCCAACGGGACGATCGCGTCGATGGAACCCTTTCTGCTCAATGTCGTCGCCCGTCCCGGCAGCATCGCCTACGGGCAGAGTCGTTACCAGGGTACCCCCTTCCCGCAGGCGGCAGCGAGGGTCTACAAAGCAGCGGGCTACGAGACGAATTTCGTCTACGGCGGGGACCTCTCGTGGCGCAACGTCGGCAGTTTTTTCAAACGCCAGGGGTTCGACCGTGTCGAGGGGAAAAGCGATATAGAAGTGCTCTTTCCCGGGGCGGAGGAGCATGATTACGGTGTGTATGACCAGTACACGTACGACTTCGTGCTGCGTAAGCTGGAGCAGGCGGAAAAGCCGCAGTTCGTCTACATTCTGACAACGAACAACCATCCCCCCTATATCCTCTCCAAAAGCTACGACTCCAAGCCGCTGCAGTTCACGGAAGCACTGCAGGCGCATATTACCGGGGATATGGAGCTGGCGCACCGGCGGCTGCAGGATTACCAGTACGCCCTCGATATGGCCGGGCGTTTTATGGACGGGGTCAAAGCCTCCAATTTAGGGGAGCGGACCGTCGTCGCGATCACTGCGGATAACAACACCATCGAGGGGATCATGCATTACGACAACCCGCTGCAGGAGGGCAAGCAGGTACCGTTCTACCTCTACCTGCCGCCGTATCTGAAGAGCGAACCGTTCGACCGTCACGTCAGCGCATCGCATAACGACCTCTTCCCGACGCTTTACGGCCGCACCCTTTCCAACGCGGCCTATATAGCCGTCGGGGAGGACCTCTACGATCCTGAGGCGCTGCACTGCGGCTATAACGACGCGGGGGTCATCGTCTCGGCAGGGGGAGCGTTCAAAACCGGCCATGCCGTCAATGCGCTGCAGCGTGCCTGCGAGCAGAAGTACAACGCCGCACTGGCGGTGACCGAGTACCTGGTGCGGCAGGCGTATAAAGCGGCGAAACCCGTATGGGAGAAGGGGAGTGAATGA
- a CDS encoding acyltransferase translates to MAYYTDEELRAMGFKSLGKHVKISTKASIYDCGSIAIGDDSRIDDFCVVSGNVTIGAHVHITPMCLLAGGEPGLEIGDFCACAYGVKVFTQSDDYSGRTMTNSTVPKKYKNETMAAVRIGRHSILGAGATVMPGVTLGEGSSVGAMALVLASTEPWGIYAGIPARRIKERSRELLKLEAQFMKEASNDSV, encoded by the coding sequence ATGGCCTACTATACGGATGAAGAACTTCGGGCGATGGGGTTCAAATCCCTTGGAAAACATGTCAAGATCAGTACAAAAGCAAGTATTTACGATTGCGGGAGTATTGCCATCGGGGACGACTCCCGGATCGACGACTTCTGCGTCGTCTCGGGCAACGTGACGATCGGCGCACATGTGCACATTACTCCCATGTGCCTTCTGGCCGGAGGCGAACCGGGGTTGGAGATCGGGGATTTCTGCGCATGCGCCTATGGCGTCAAGGTGTTTACACAGTCTGATGATTACAGCGGCAGAACGATGACAAACTCGACGGTACCGAAAAAGTACAAAAACGAGACGATGGCGGCAGTGCGTATCGGGCGCCACTCCATTCTCGGGGCCGGTGCGACGGTCATGCCGGGTGTGACGCTTGGTGAAGGGAGTTCCGTCGGCGCGATGGCACTGGTGCTCGCTTCCACGGAGCCCTGGGGCATCTACGCAGGCATACCGGCCAGAAGGATCAAAGAGCGCAGCCGCGAACTGCTTAAACTCGAAGCACAATTTATGAAAGAGGCGTCAAATGATTCCGTTTAA
- a CDS encoding sulfatase-like hydrolase/transferase, producing the protein MTPQHLSLFFKANLLLSALLSLAFALFNSHYTASAFVFTLAALLSTTATLYLVYWLLLRLFFRFTRVTAVLLFVLFFLTDLLLMTDFAIYRIWNFHINGMVLNILFSPAAYDSLQMTGQAVAIVFVVIAALAALLLYTLKRIARIDAGKASRVNRRLNRSLVPLLFLVIVGEKVTYAVANLHLNGDILERTKVVPLYQPLLMDDLLIGTFGMEKAQNDGINVNIKKITNIRYPLHPISVTQPKTPNIFIFGVDALRPDIVSDDNMPNMASFKRDAVDFENHYSGGNNTRFGFFSIFYGINSSYWFGFLNAKKGPVLFETLKKLGYQISIDSSVNTAWPEFRQTIFYDVQDAIKDDYNGTKTENDLATVNYFDAWLGKQEVDKPMFAFVWLDAVHSRAYDDAFRKYTPDQVSSQYLTATAEKRTELFNMYKNAAYQVDDRFARFIAALKAKGLYDDAVIIVLSDHGQEFFEHGHYGHNSAYDREQVSTPLYIRVPSTAPKKVTRLTSHLDIAPTLMAMLGADNPASDYAHGYDLFAPHYNRECAFVGNWNENAIICDNETFVISDVLSKAFNNEIRDTKSYKKVKLKDRQKMNEILVRSLEENRQFSR; encoded by the coding sequence ATGACACCGCAGCATCTCTCCCTTTTTTTCAAAGCCAACCTGCTTCTGAGCGCGCTGCTTTCACTGGCTTTTGCCCTCTTTAACAGCCACTACACCGCATCCGCCTTTGTTTTCACCCTGGCCGCCCTACTCTCCACGACGGCAACGCTCTACCTCGTCTACTGGCTGCTCCTGCGGCTTTTTTTCCGTTTTACCCGTGTGACGGCGGTCCTGCTGTTTGTGCTGTTTTTCCTGACCGATCTGCTGCTCATGACCGACTTTGCCATCTACCGCATCTGGAATTTCCATATCAACGGCATGGTCCTCAATATCCTCTTCTCCCCGGCTGCCTACGACAGCCTTCAGATGACGGGCCAGGCCGTTGCGATCGTCTTCGTCGTCATCGCCGCGCTGGCGGCGCTGCTGCTATACACTCTGAAACGGATTGCCCGGATCGACGCCGGGAAAGCGTCTCGGGTCAACCGCCGGCTGAACCGCTCCCTCGTGCCCCTGCTCTTCCTCGTCATCGTCGGCGAAAAAGTGACCTATGCCGTCGCGAACCTGCACCTCAACGGCGACATCCTCGAACGCACGAAGGTCGTCCCCCTCTACCAGCCGCTGCTGATGGACGACCTCCTTATCGGCACCTTCGGGATGGAAAAAGCCCAGAACGACGGGATCAACGTCAATATCAAAAAGATCACCAATATCCGCTACCCGCTGCACCCCATCAGCGTCACCCAGCCCAAAACGCCCAATATCTTCATCTTCGGTGTCGATGCCCTCCGCCCCGACATCGTCAGTGACGACAACATGCCGAATATGGCCTCGTTCAAACGCGACGCCGTTGATTTCGAAAACCACTACAGCGGCGGCAACAATACCCGCTTCGGCTTCTTCTCGATCTTCTACGGCATCAACTCCAGCTACTGGTTCGGTTTCCTCAATGCCAAGAAGGGGCCGGTACTCTTCGAGACCCTCAAGAAACTGGGTTACCAGATCAGCATCGACTCCAGCGTCAACACGGCGTGGCCGGAGTTCCGGCAGACGATCTTTTACGACGTCCAGGACGCTATCAAGGATGACTACAACGGCACCAAGACAGAAAACGACCTGGCCACCGTAAACTATTTCGACGCGTGGCTCGGGAAGCAGGAAGTGGACAAACCCATGTTCGCCTTCGTCTGGCTCGACGCGGTCCACAGCCGCGCCTACGACGACGCTTTCCGGAAGTACACCCCGGACCAGGTCAGCAGCCAGTACCTGACGGCGACCGCCGAGAAGCGGACGGAGCTCTTCAACATGTACAAAAACGCCGCGTATCAGGTCGATGACCGCTTCGCCCGCTTTATCGCCGCACTCAAGGCAAAGGGGCTCTACGACGACGCCGTCATCATCGTCCTTTCCGACCACGGGCAGGAGTTCTTCGAGCACGGCCACTACGGCCACAACTCCGCCTACGACCGCGAGCAGGTCAGTACGCCGCTTTATATCCGCGTGCCGAGCACGGCACCGAAAAAAGTGACCCGCCTCACCTCGCACCTCGATATCGCCCCGACGCTGATGGCGATGCTGGGGGCAGACAACCCTGCAAGCGACTACGCCCACGGCTACGACCTCTTCGCCCCTCATTACAACCGTGAGTGCGCCTTCGTCGGGAACTGGAACGAGAACGCCATCATCTGCGACAACGAGACCTTCGTCATCTCCGACGTCCTCTCAAAGGCATTCAACAACGAGATACGCGATACGAAGAGCTACAAGAAGGTCAAACTGAAAGACAGACAAAAGATGAACGAGATCCTCGTCAGAAGCCTGGAGGAGAACCGGCAGTTCAGCCGGTGA
- a CDS encoding TDP-N-acetylfucosamine:lipid II N-acetylfucosaminyltransferase produces MKYLHIMKNEKFIASFIDFIDTRFDADEHQFIVLGGLSEQKHPLPKHPNVLVFKKMNNPLRYLQTSKQLKPYFDRAEKVIVHSLLIRGIVDFFFHNLRYCAKAYWVIWGGDLYDYPAKRKQLKRQFYLYKKKQVIRRFAGLVTYVDGDVDLAREWYGATGKHFECLIYKSNIYSSVPVQSAAPKKEACIQVGNSATASNHHLEIFDRLACFARENIRVVCPLSYGNRNYRDRVMARGRELFGDKFEPLVEFMPFEEYLQLLSEIDIAVFNHKRQQGMGNIITLLGLGKKVHLRRDVATWSLFEALGIKVFDAAEIDLQPMDAETKAENETKVKAYFSEANLKQQLEELFKG; encoded by the coding sequence GTGAAATACCTGCACATCATGAAGAACGAAAAGTTCATCGCTTCGTTCATTGATTTTATCGATACCCGTTTTGATGCAGACGAGCACCAGTTCATCGTGCTCGGCGGTTTGTCGGAACAGAAGCACCCGCTTCCGAAACACCCGAACGTGCTGGTGTTCAAAAAGATGAACAATCCCCTGCGCTACCTGCAGACTTCCAAACAGCTCAAACCCTATTTTGACCGGGCGGAAAAGGTGATCGTTCACAGCCTCCTTATCCGGGGAATCGTGGATTTTTTTTTCCACAACCTTCGCTACTGCGCCAAGGCTTACTGGGTGATTTGGGGCGGGGACCTCTACGACTATCCTGCAAAACGAAAACAGCTCAAACGGCAGTTCTACCTCTACAAAAAAAAGCAGGTGATCCGCCGTTTTGCGGGGCTCGTTACCTATGTAGACGGTGACGTTGATCTGGCACGGGAGTGGTATGGGGCGACGGGGAAACATTTCGAGTGCCTGATCTATAAAAGCAATATCTACTCTTCGGTTCCGGTGCAGAGCGCGGCGCCGAAGAAAGAGGCCTGCATACAGGTCGGCAATTCAGCCACCGCATCGAACCATCATCTGGAAATTTTTGACAGACTGGCGTGTTTTGCCCGGGAAAATATCAGGGTTGTCTGTCCGCTCTCGTACGGCAACAGAAATTATCGCGACAGGGTCATGGCACGCGGACGGGAGCTGTTCGGAGACAAGTTCGAGCCGTTGGTGGAGTTTATGCCTTTTGAAGAGTACCTGCAGCTTCTTTCGGAAATCGATATCGCGGTCTTCAACCATAAGCGCCAGCAGGGGATGGGCAATATCATCACACTGCTGGGGCTTGGCAAAAAGGTTCACCTCCGCAGGGATGTCGCAACGTGGTCCCTGTTCGAAGCGCTGGGGATCAAGGTTTTTGACGCGGCTGAGATTGACCTGCAGCCGATGGATGCGGAGACAAAGGCGGAGAACGAGACGAAAGTCAAAGCCTACTTCTCCGAGGCAAATCTCAAACAGCAGCTCGAAGAGCTGTTCAAAGGATAG
- a CDS encoding glycosyltransferase family 2 protein, producing MKKQITANIITLNEEKNIEAVIRSVLPVCDEVLVIDSQSSDRTREIAESLGAKVVVQPYLGDGPQKAFGAPLASNDWILSIDADERLDANAIAAIAALDLEQTPYDAFSFKRKTFVGKHFIKVWYPDRVARLYDRRKCGYSQAIGHARVETANIKDLDADMLHYSFDDYAHLMRTTEKFAARGAKMLYEKGKRASWYDPFTHGFSNCFKKLVMKGGMFHGIPGWTVSINSGYHTYMKYVMLLELQENGQHKDGTV from the coding sequence ATGAAAAAACAGATTACGGCCAATATTATAACACTCAACGAGGAAAAGAACATTGAAGCGGTGATCCGTTCGGTGCTGCCCGTGTGCGATGAGGTCCTCGTTATCGACTCGCAGAGCAGCGACCGTACCCGCGAGATCGCCGAAAGCCTCGGTGCGAAAGTCGTCGTGCAGCCCTACCTCGGGGACGGTCCCCAGAAGGCCTTCGGCGCCCCGCTGGCGTCGAATGACTGGATCCTCAGTATCGATGCGGATGAACGTCTCGATGCGAATGCCATTGCGGCGATCGCAGCACTTGACCTCGAGCAGACCCCCTATGACGCCTTCTCATTCAAGCGAAAGACCTTCGTCGGAAAGCACTTCATCAAGGTCTGGTACCCCGACCGCGTCGCCCGGCTGTATGACCGGCGGAAATGCGGCTATTCGCAGGCAATCGGGCACGCGCGGGTTGAAACAGCAAACATCAAGGATCTTGATGCGGATATGCTGCACTACTCCTTCGATGATTATGCCCACCTCATGCGCACGACGGAGAAGTTCGCGGCGCGGGGGGCGAAGATGCTGTACGAGAAAGGAAAGCGGGCATCCTGGTACGACCCTTTTACGCACGGCTTTTCCAACTGCTTCAAAAAGCTCGTGATGAAGGGGGGAATGTTCCACGGCATTCCGGGCTGGACCGTCTCCATCAATTCCGGCTATCACACCTATATGAAATACGTGATGCTGCTGGAACTGCAGGAAAACGGGCAACATAAAGACGGTACAGTGTGA
- a CDS encoding lipopolysaccharide kinase InaA family protein, with product MPAKHIIHPDYADFENALLTVKEQFASSDESIHKARNELRIVPLHGIRTVIKAFKVPHLLNRFVYAYLRDSKAKKSYNNAVRLQALDVPTPQPIGYIEFFEGGLFAQSFFISKYEPYDFTIREVLHHEVKDVEAILRAFTAFTCSLHDKGVWHEDYSPGNILIRKENGSYTFMLVDINRMQFRPIGPLEGLKNFSKLWAQPDDLALMGRVYAELRGIDEALALKAIAAFDRKTKAVVNFKKRLKGKK from the coding sequence TTGCCTGCCAAACACATCATCCATCCCGACTATGCCGACTTTGAAAACGCGCTGCTCACGGTCAAGGAACAGTTTGCCTCCTCGGACGAGAGCATCCACAAGGCGCGCAACGAACTCCGGATCGTCCCCCTGCACGGCATCCGGACCGTCATCAAGGCGTTCAAGGTCCCCCACCTGCTCAACCGTTTCGTCTACGCCTACCTGCGCGATTCGAAGGCCAAAAAGTCCTATAACAACGCCGTCAGGCTGCAGGCGCTGGATGTCCCGACCCCCCAGCCCATCGGCTACATCGAGTTCTTCGAGGGCGGCCTCTTCGCGCAAAGCTTCTTCATCTCGAAATACGAGCCCTACGATTTTACGATCCGGGAGGTGCTGCACCATGAGGTAAAGGATGTGGAGGCGATCCTCCGCGCTTTTACGGCCTTCACCTGCAGCCTGCACGACAAGGGGGTCTGGCACGAGGATTACTCCCCCGGGAATATCCTGATACGGAAAGAGAACGGTTCCTACACCTTCATGCTCGTCGATATCAACCGCATGCAGTTCCGTCCCATCGGGCCCCTTGAAGGATTGAAAAACTTCAGCAAGCTCTGGGCACAGCCCGATGACCTCGCCCTGATGGGAAGGGTCTATGCCGAACTGCGCGGCATCGACGAAGCGCTGGCATTGAAAGCCATCGCCGCGTTCGACCGCAAGACCAAAGCGGTCGTCAACTTCAAAAAACGCCTCAAAGGGAAAAAGTAA